A stretch of Oryza brachyantha chromosome 4, ObraRS2, whole genome shotgun sequence DNA encodes these proteins:
- the LOC102719199 gene encoding glycerophosphodiester phosphodiesterase GDPDL4-like, which yields MRGSHACSVVSSLVLLWLGVAAAAQKGSSWKTLNGNAPAIIAKGGFSGIFPDSSEFAYQFALIASSSDTILYCDVRLTKDGLGICLPDIKMDNCTNIPDFYQQGSKSYLVNGVSTAGWFSVDYNGTELGQVSLKQSIFSRTPRFDRSFFPILAVEDIASKFKPPGLWLNVQHDSFYSQFNLSMTNYILSVSKRVIVGYISSPEVSFLTKVSGKVRNNTKLVFRFLDESTIEPSTKQTYGSMLKNLTFVKTFASGIIVPKNYIWPVSPDNYLEPYTSVVDDAHKAGLEIYAADFANDFMFSYNHSYDPLAEYLSFIDNGDFSVDGVLTDFPVTPSEAIGCFTNLNKSKKDHGKPLIISHNGASGDYPACTDLAYQKAVDDGADVVDCPVQLTKDGIPICISSVNLMDDTTVAKSQFASQTAVIKDIESVLGVFTFNLTWDDIVKNLRPKISTPFSSFKLDRNPRYRNAGNFMRLSDFLDFTKDKELSGIMINVEHAAFAAEKLGFDMVDAVIKTLDAAGYSNQTAQKVMIQSANSSVLVKFKQQTKYDLVYMVNEEVKDAEPSSLAAIKKFADAVSVEGSSIFPENHHFTTYRTNLVESLHKAGLPVYVYTLMNEFASQPYDFFSDATAQINAYVQGAGVDGVITDFPATARRYKLNTCMNMGNNTPSFMAPAHPGDLMQIISKPAQPPEMAPMPLLTGSDVAEPPLPPARTAHQAPSPASRAQAHVAILVTLAMLLASCHPLLLV from the exons atgagggGCAGCCATGCCTGCTCCGTGGTCTCGTCCCTCGTTTTGCTGTGGCTGGGGGTTGCTGCTGCAGCACAGAAGGGCTCTTCTTGGAAGACACTGAAcg GCAATGCTCCGGCAATCATAGCCAAGGGAGGATTTTCAGGCATATTCCCTGATTCAAGCGAATTCGCATATCAGTTTGCGCTCATTGCTAGCTCGTCTGATACAATCCTATACTGTGATGTTCGGTTGACCAAGGATGGTCTTGGCATCTGTCTTCCGGACATAAAGATGGACAACTGTACCAACATTCCAGATTTCTACCAACAGGGTAGTAAGAGCTACCTTGTCAATGGCGTGTCAACAGCGGGATGGTTTTCTGTGGACTACAATGGCACCGAGCTCGGCCAAGTGTCTT tGAAGCAATCAATCTTTTCTCGCACACCCAGGTTTGATCGAAGCTTCTTTCCTATTCTTGCTGTCGAAGACATAGCGTCCAAATTTAAGCCTCCTGGACTTTGGCTCAATGTCCAG CATGACAGTTTCTACAGTCAGTTCAATCTGAGCATGACAAATTACATCCTTTCTGTGTCAAAACGTGTTATTGTTGGCTACATCTCATCCCCTGAAGTGAGCTTCCTCACTAAAGTATCTGGAAAGGTTAGGAACAACACAAAGCTTGTGTTCCGCTTTCTCGATGAGAGCACAATCGAACCATCTACCAAACAGACATATGGTTCCATGTTGAAAAATCTTACATTCGTCAAGACATTCGCATCTGGGATAATTGTCCCAAAGAATTATATCTGGCCTGTTTCACCAGATAATTATCTGGAACCCTACACTTCGGTTGTTGATGATGCTCATAAAGCAGGATTGGAAATTTATGCTGCTGACTTTGCCAATGACTTTATGTTCAGTTATAACCATAGCTACGATCCATTAGCAGAATATCTCTCATTCATTGACAATGGTGATTTCTCTGTTGATGGAGTATTGACTGATTTCCCAGTTACGCCTTCAGAGGCCATAG GCTGCTTTACTAATctaaataaaagcaaaaaagatcATG GAAAACCTCTAATTATTTCCCACAATGGTGCTAGTGGAGATTACCCAGCCTGCACTGATCTAGCTTATCAAAAGGCAGTTGACGATGGTgctgatgttgttgattgcCCTGTCCAATTGACCAAAGATGGCATACCAATATGCATAAGTTCCGTTAACTTGATGGATGATACTACAGTTGCAAAATCACAGTTTGCCTCTCAGACAGCAGTAATCAAAGATATTGAGAGTGTTCTAGGAGTATTTACCTTCAACCTCACCTGGGATGACATCGTAAAAAATCTGAGAC CCAAAATTTCTACCCCATTTAGCTCCTTCAAACTGGACAGAAATCCAAGATATAGGAACGCGGGAAATTTCATGAGATTATCAGACTTTCTGGACTTCACAAAGGATAAGGAATTATCAGGAATCATGATCAACGTCGAG CACGCTGCTTTTGCGGCTGAGAAGCTCGGGTTTGACATGGTAGACGCAGTTATCAAGACCCTCGACGCTGCTGGTTACAGCAATCAAACTGCCCAGAAAGTTATGATTCAGTCAGCGAACAGCTCAGTCTTGGTGAAGTTCAAGCAGCAAACGAAGTACGACCTTGTGTACATGGTCAATGAAGAGGTCAAGGACGCCGAACCTTCTTCCCTCGCTGCCATCAAGAAGTTTGCCGACGCCGTCTCCGTTGAAGGCAGCTCAATATTCCCCGAGAACCACCATTTCACGACCTACCGGACCAATCTTGTCGAGTCCCTGCACAAAGCCGGCCTCCCGGTCTATGTCTACACTCTCATGAATGAGTTCGCTTCTCAGCCATACGACTTCTTCTCTGACGCGACCGCGCAGATCAACGCATATGTTCAGGGCGCTGGAGTGGATGGTGTGATCACCGATTTCCCAGCAACAGCACGGAGATACAAAT TGAACACCTGTATGAACATGGGGAACAACACGCCGAGCTTCATGGCCCCGGCTCACCCGGGCGACCTGATGCAGATCATCAGCAAGCCGGCGCAGCCGCCGGAGATGGCGCCGATGCCTCTCCTGACGGGCTCGGACGTGGCggagccgccgctgcctcctgCCAGAACAGCTCATCAGGCGCCATCGCCCGCGAGCAGGGCGCAGGCTCACGTCGCGATCCTCGTCACCTTGGCGATGCTTTTGGCCTCATGCCATCCCTTGCTACTGGTATGA